A genomic segment from Chitinophaga niabensis encodes:
- a CDS encoding Na+/H+ antiporter: MHDSILLVLALLFVVFLLVMVARRIKIAYPIFLVIAGLGISFIPGLPLVNIDPDLIFLIFLPPLLYEAAWYTSWNDFWKWKRPIAMLAFGLVFFTSTIVAYASVAIIPGFTLALGFLLGGIISPPDAVAAATVLKGLPVPKRALIILEGESLVNDASSLIVFRFALAAVLTGTFSMHAAVGNFFLVAGMGIVVGLAIAHIMYVIHRFLPTTPAIDAALTVMTPYLLYLTAEAFHFSGVMAVVSGGLFISYRSHELFNTGATRMNMLGVWVTLVFVMNALVFILIGLELPAIIAGLGDYSVWEALKYGLYISGIIIALRLLWVFPGAHLPRLLIPAARKEPSPGWKGPLVTGWAGMRGVVSLATALSIPVMMDDKVHAFPLRNLILFITFVVIFVTLVFQGLTLPFLVKWIKITEIDPILPEDQQDAGIQLRLKKAALERLNTQYSSAARENELVGFLKRDLESDIAITSERLESLECVDTGHEEKEMYNKVLLDLYNVQRKELFKLRKEKFFSDEEIRKIEIQLDLDELKISGSNHH, translated from the coding sequence ATGCACGATAGCATTTTACTTGTACTGGCTTTACTTTTTGTTGTTTTTCTATTGGTGATGGTGGCCCGGCGGATAAAGATCGCCTATCCTATTTTCCTGGTGATCGCAGGGCTGGGCATCAGTTTTATTCCCGGCCTCCCGCTTGTGAATATAGACCCGGACCTGATCTTCCTCATCTTCCTTCCTCCGCTGTTATATGAAGCGGCCTGGTATACTTCCTGGAATGATTTCTGGAAATGGAAAAGGCCTATTGCCATGCTGGCTTTCGGGCTGGTGTTCTTTACTTCCACCATTGTAGCTTACGCTTCCGTAGCCATCATTCCCGGTTTTACACTGGCGCTGGGTTTCCTTTTAGGAGGCATTATTTCCCCGCCGGACGCAGTAGCTGCAGCTACAGTACTAAAAGGGTTGCCGGTACCCAAAAGGGCATTGATCATCCTGGAAGGAGAAAGCCTGGTGAATGATGCTTCTTCGCTTATTGTATTCCGGTTTGCCCTCGCGGCTGTATTAACCGGTACGTTCTCCATGCATGCGGCAGTAGGGAATTTCTTCCTGGTGGCAGGGATGGGCATTGTAGTAGGACTGGCAATCGCGCATATCATGTACGTCATCCATCGCTTCCTTCCTACCACACCTGCTATCGATGCAGCATTAACGGTGATGACCCCTTATTTGCTTTACCTCACCGCGGAAGCTTTCCATTTTTCCGGTGTGATGGCAGTAGTGAGCGGCGGCCTGTTCATCTCCTACCGTTCTCATGAACTATTTAATACGGGAGCCACACGCATGAATATGCTGGGCGTATGGGTTACCCTGGTATTTGTAATGAATGCACTGGTATTTATATTGATAGGATTGGAATTGCCGGCTATTATTGCAGGGCTGGGTGATTATTCCGTATGGGAGGCATTGAAATATGGCTTGTATATCAGTGGTATCATTATCGCATTAAGGCTCCTGTGGGTTTTCCCGGGTGCACATCTTCCCAGGTTGCTGATCCCCGCCGCGCGCAAAGAACCATCACCAGGCTGGAAAGGGCCGCTGGTTACAGGTTGGGCAGGTATGCGGGGCGTGGTATCCCTGGCCACTGCTTTATCCATCCCTGTTATGATGGACGATAAAGTACATGCATTCCCGCTGCGGAACCTCATCCTGTTCATCACCTTCGTGGTTATTTTTGTGACGCTCGTGTTCCAGGGATTGACCTTGCCTTTTCTTGTGAAGTGGATAAAGATCACGGAGATCGATCCTATTCTGCCGGAAGATCAACAGGATGCAGGTATTCAATTACGTTTAAAGAAAGCAGCGCTTGAAAGATTAAATACACAATACAGTTCAGCGGCCAGGGAAAATGAACTGGTGGGCTTCCTCAAAAGGGACCTGGAAAGTGATATCGCTATCACTTCAGAACGGCTGGAATCACTGGAATGTGTGGATACCGGCCATGAAGAAAAAGAAATGTACAATAAAGTACTGCTGGATCTCTATAACGTTCAGCGAAAGGAATTATTTAAACTGAGGAAAGAAAAATTCTTCAGTGATGAAGAGATCAGGAAAATAGAAATACAGCTGGACCTGGATGAACTAAAGATCAGCGGGTCTAATCATCACTGA
- a CDS encoding DoxX family protein: MAIKIINTVLILFAVFMGIKQGWAMLAGKAAMLEMFGKWQLGKTSVAVLGAITLIGSVLVLFPKTFLWGNFIMAATILFIIVLHLSTKDLKGVAIELPFFLLSWVIIYLQHPLYAR, encoded by the coding sequence ATGGCTATAAAGATCATTAACACCGTGCTGATCCTCTTTGCTGTTTTTATGGGGATCAAACAAGGCTGGGCTATGCTGGCCGGCAAAGCAGCGATGCTGGAAATGTTCGGCAAGTGGCAACTGGGCAAGACCAGTGTAGCCGTACTGGGTGCCATTACGTTGATCGGCTCCGTGCTGGTATTATTTCCTAAAACATTCCTTTGGGGCAACTTCATTATGGCTGCCACCATCCTGTTCATCATTGTTCTGCACCTCAGCACGAAAGACCTGAAAGGCGTAGCGATAGAGCTGCCTTTCTTCCTGCTTTCCTGGGTGATCATTTACTTACAGCATCCACTATATGCACGATAG
- a CDS encoding response regulator transcription factor: MKTKIGLVDDHQLFLKSLSLMLETFQEYEVVVEALNGKDLQEKLKILPQPPEMMLIDVNMPQMDGVETTQWLSEHYPSMLLIALSMNDKDQTIIRMFRAGCSAYLLKDTHPTELEKALKEVRTKGYYNADTGNINFRRLLRKADEKTELPINARELQFLSYACSDLTYKEIAVKMNLSERTIDGYREALFEKLHVQSRVGLCLEAIRRELVSL, from the coding sequence ATGAAAACGAAGATTGGACTGGTAGACGATCATCAGCTATTCCTGAAATCACTGAGCCTGATGCTGGAAACTTTCCAGGAATATGAAGTAGTGGTGGAAGCCCTGAACGGGAAAGACCTCCAGGAGAAATTAAAAATCCTGCCCCAGCCACCTGAAATGATGCTGATAGATGTGAATATGCCACAAATGGATGGCGTGGAAACCACGCAATGGCTGAGTGAACATTATCCCTCTATGCTGCTCATTGCCCTGTCTATGAATGATAAGGACCAGACAATTATCCGTATGTTCCGTGCCGGCTGTTCTGCCTACCTGCTGAAAGATACCCACCCCACCGAACTGGAAAAGGCACTCAAAGAGGTACGTACCAAAGGATATTATAATGCGGACACGGGCAATATCAATTTCCGCAGGCTGCTCCGCAAGGCAGATGAAAAAACGGAACTGCCCATCAACGCCAGGGAGTTGCAATTCCTCTCCTACGCATGCAGCGATCTTACTTACAAAGAAATTGCGGTAAAGATGAACCTCAGTGAACGGACCATAGACGGTTACCGGGAGGCGCTGTTTGAAAAGCTCCATGTACAAAGCCGGGTAGGGCTTTGCCTTGAGGCCATAAGACGGGAACTCGTGAGCTTATAA
- a CDS encoding sensor histidine kinase, whose protein sequence is MEKEKVISIFFQVAVIAFTLIVAFVTAIVYMRFKRNQDIRQKHSMEKEFAEQLKQSRIEVQEQTFGQIGKELHDNVGQLLSTSRMLLGLTERSLPHPPDTLITANTTLGEAINELRSLSRSMDKDWLEQFNFSENLHTEILRINAGNKVQASCHLQGMPNLASGEQIILFRIVQEAIQNALRHGNPTIISIKVEEEENGCCIMVEDNGSGFAMPHHKEGMGMNNMKQRTAILGGHITWRAAPGAGVAVFIHLPIKNAVT, encoded by the coding sequence ATGGAAAAGGAGAAAGTCATAAGTATATTCTTCCAGGTAGCGGTGATCGCATTTACCCTCATCGTTGCTTTTGTTACCGCTATCGTGTACATGCGCTTCAAACGCAACCAGGATATCCGGCAGAAACATTCTATGGAAAAGGAATTTGCCGAGCAGCTGAAGCAGTCGCGCATAGAAGTGCAGGAGCAAACTTTCGGGCAGATCGGGAAAGAGCTGCACGACAATGTGGGGCAACTGCTCAGTACTTCCCGCATGCTGCTGGGGCTGACGGAAAGAAGCCTTCCCCATCCCCCGGATACATTGATCACTGCCAACACCACACTGGGAGAGGCTATCAACGAACTGCGGTCTTTATCCCGTTCTATGGATAAGGACTGGCTGGAACAATTTAACTTTTCGGAAAACCTTCATACAGAAATACTCCGTATCAATGCGGGCAACAAAGTACAGGCCTCCTGCCATCTCCAGGGTATGCCCAATCTGGCTTCCGGCGAACAGATCATCCTGTTCCGCATAGTACAGGAAGCCATACAGAATGCGCTCAGGCATGGGAACCCCACCATCATCAGCATTAAAGTAGAGGAAGAAGAGAACGGATGCTGCATCATGGTGGAAGATAACGGTTCCGGTTTTGCTATGCCCCATCATAAAGAAGGCATGGGCATGAATAACATGAAGCAGCGCACAGCTATCCTTGGCGGGCATATTACCTGGCGTGCAGCTCCGGGAGCAGGTGTTGCTGTATTCATCCATTTACCCATTAAAAATGCTGTAACATGA
- a CDS encoding caspase family protein: MQKGISLHIGLNRIDPGHYSDVFPILKGPEFDAEDMRAIAEKMGFDNEKILNAGATREAVLNRISQAANTLEAGDIFLITFSGHGSNLPGKEKDGKDETWCLYNGQVPDNELFDRYCEFREDVRILVISDSCHSGTVIELHGNRVIKSLPDETQKYTFLSNKAFYDNIRNAVRERSEQDLKASIKLLAACQDNQVTEDDDFNSVYTRELKKVWQQGSFQGNYQQFHNALLARFDNTPQIPNYLMLGKSNTKYDNQRPFTV, from the coding sequence ATGCAAAAAGGAATCTCTTTACACATTGGCCTGAACCGTATTGATCCGGGACATTATTCAGATGTTTTCCCGATACTTAAAGGGCCGGAATTTGATGCCGAAGATATGCGTGCGATTGCTGAGAAGATGGGCTTCGATAATGAAAAAATATTAAACGCCGGGGCAACAAGGGAAGCTGTATTGAACAGGATCAGCCAGGCTGCCAATACCCTTGAAGCGGGTGATATTTTCCTGATCACTTTCTCCGGCCATGGAAGCAACCTGCCCGGGAAAGAAAAGGATGGTAAGGATGAAACATGGTGCCTGTACAACGGGCAGGTCCCGGATAATGAATTGTTCGATCGTTATTGTGAATTCAGGGAAGACGTGCGCATCCTGGTTATATCTGATAGCTGCCATAGCGGCACCGTTATTGAACTGCATGGAAACAGGGTGATCAAAAGTCTGCCGGACGAAACGCAAAAGTATACCTTTTTGTCGAACAAAGCTTTCTATGATAATATCAGGAACGCAGTCCGGGAAAGGAGTGAACAGGACCTGAAAGCCAGTATTAAACTCCTGGCCGCATGCCAGGATAACCAGGTAACAGAAGATGATGATTTTAACAGCGTGTATACCAGGGAACTGAAAAAAGTATGGCAGCAGGGAAGCTTCCAGGGAAATTACCAGCAGTTTCATAACGCATTACTTGCCCGCTTTGATAACACCCCGCAAATCCCCAACTATCTGATGTTAGGAAAATCCAACACTAAGTACGACAATCAAAGACCTTTTACAGTTTAA